One Vespa crabro chromosome 9, iyVesCrab1.2, whole genome shotgun sequence genomic region harbors:
- the LOC124426675 gene encoding MORN repeat-containing protein 3-like, protein MPFLKCLKISSSKEQSERTKRNGLRFSIYSPQTKVLFKAHYKGEWKDDRKHGKGIEVDRNGWMYEGHWFCDRKHGYGVLSKISKDGSVCKVYAGDWMTGKKEGYGNFSYDNGDYYEGDFQRNKRHGHGRIWYKNGDYYQGFWKNDFPHGKGMLIKGNGNRYEGNFVDGKKNDFGTFYHLDTGQCQYGYWSNDSCVNSIMRDISWRQSALHPTAYAIPKINISTICY, encoded by the exons ATGCCCTTtttgaaatgtttaaaaatttcttctagTAAAGAGCAATCGGAAAGAACCAAAAGAAATGGATTACGTTTTTCCATATATAGCCCACAAACAAAAGTTCTTTTCAAGGCACATTATAAAGGCGAATGGAAGGATGATAGGAAACACGGCAAGGGTATAGAAGTAGACAG AAATGGTTGGATGTACGAAGGTCATTGGTTTTGTGATCGAAAGCATGGTTATGGAGTATTGAGTAAAATTTCAAAGGACGGTAGCGTTTGTAAAGTATATGCGGGTGATTGGATGACAGGGAAAAAGGAAGGCTATGGTAATTTCAGTTACGATAATGGTGATTATTATGAAGGGGACTTTCAACGTAACAAACGTCATGGTCATGGCCGTATTTGGTACAAAAATGGCGATTATTATCAAGGCTTTTGGAAAAATGATTTTCCACATGGCAAAGGGATGCTCATTAAAG gaAATGGAAATCGATACGAGGGTAATTTCGTCGATGGCAAGAAAAACGATTTCGGtacattttatcatttagATACCGGCCAATGTCAATACGGTTATTGGTCAAACGATTCTTGCGTTAATAGTATAATGCGAGATATTAGTTGGCGACAATCGGCTTTGCATCCAACCGCATATGCAATaccgaaaataaatatatcgacgATATGTTATTGA